The following coding sequences are from one Carcharodon carcharias isolate sCarCar2 chromosome 13, sCarCar2.pri, whole genome shotgun sequence window:
- the rint1 gene encoding RAD50-interacting protein 1 isoform X4, producing the protein MWIGNHIKFFEEKIQPIIDKTGSSLDAKLEFSRGLVMLVLEKMSADIPRLLYDDSLFCHMVDEILLFEKELYSAYGYPNNLPSCMHILSEETCFQKWLTVERKFALEKMDSVLSSEAAWTSQYKDIADVDEMKAPDCAETFMTLLLVITDRYKGLPTAARKLQFLELQKELIDDFRIRLTQVMKEETRSPLGSRYCAILNAVNYIAAVLADWADNVFFLQLQQAALEVCGASNTMTELQLGQLASLESSVFDNMIDLLKRLRYDMLTRQVEHVFREVKDKAKPYKKERWLFLPSQSDQAVMCLSSSACPMLLTLRDLLLQLEQELCHSLFKSFWQMLAEKLDLFIYQDIILANHFNEGGSAQLQFDMTRNLFPLFAHYCKRPENYFKQVKEACVILNLNVGSALLLREVLQTASGNMTDAVAYSEQPTAVAALNEIGVYKLAPQDVEILLNLRTNWPSTGK; encoded by the exons ATGTGGATTGGAAACCATATTAAGTTCTTTGaagagaaaattcagcccatcatagATAAAACAGGCTCCTCTTTGGATGCCAAG CTGGAGTTCTCACGGGGTCTGGTAATGCTGGTTTTGGAGAAGATGTCTGCTGATATTCCCAGGCTCCTCTATGATGATAGCCTGTTTTGCCACATGGTAGATGAAATATTGTTGTTTGAAAAGGAGCTGTATAGTGCCTATGGCTATCCCAACAACCTCCCAAGCTGCATGCACATCCTTTCAGAAGAGACCTGCTTTCAGAAATGGTTGACAGTGGAAAGAAAAT TTGCCTTAGAAAAGATGGACTCTGTCTTATCTTCAGAAGCTGCATGGACATCCCAGTATAAGGACATCGCTGATGTAGATGAGATGAAAGCTCCAGATTGTGCCGAAACATTCATGACACTTCTTCTCGTTATTACAG ACCGGTACAAGGGCCTTCCTACAGCAGCCCGAAAACTACAGTTTTTAGAACTACAGAAGGAGCTGATTGATGATTTCAGGATTCGTCTAACTCAAGTGATGAAGGAGGAGACCCGTTCTCCTCTAGGATCCCGTTACTGTGCCATTCTAAATGCTGTCAACTATATAGCAGCAGTGTTAGCAGATTGGGCAGACAATGTG TTCTTCTTGCAGCTTCAGCAAGCAGCACTCGAGGTTTGTGGAGCGAGCAACACCATGACTGAGTTACAACTTGGGCAGCTGGCCTCTCTTGAAAGCTCTGTCTTTGATAATATGATTGATTTGCTAAAGCGCCTGCGATATGACATGTTGACACGACAAGTAGAGCATGTCTTTAGAGAAGTGAAGGACAAAGCAAAACCTTACAAGAAGGAAAG ATGGTTGTTTTTGCCATCTCAGTCAGACCAAGCAGTGATGTGTCTGTCTAGTTCAGCTTGTCCAATGTTACTGACTCTACGAGACCTATTGTTGCAGTTGGAGCAGGAACTGTGTCACTCGCTTTTCAAATCTTTTTGGCAAATGCTTGCTGAGAAGCTGGACTTGTTCATCTACCAGGAT ATTATACTGGCAAATCACTTCAATGAAGGTGGATCAGCACAGCTGCAATTTGACATGACTCGGAATCTTTTCCCACTGTTTGCCCACTATTGCAAAAGACCAGAAAACTACTTCAAGCA AGTGAAAGAAGCTTGTGTCATCCTGAATCTGAATGTGGGTTCGGCTCTGTTGTTACGAGAAGTGCTACAAACTGCTTCTGGcaatatgactgatgcagttgccTACTCTGAACAGCCCACCGCAGTAGCAGCTTTGAATGAAATTGGAGTTTATAAACTGGCCCCACAAGATGTTGAGATCCTGTTGAATCTAAGGACAAACTGGCCAAGTACAGGCAAATAA